The following DNA comes from Micromonospora chokoriensis.
AGGCGGCCGGACGGTTCACGTCGACGCGACGCTCGGCCTGGCCGGGCACGCGGAGGCGGTGCTGGAGGCGCACCCGGAGACGGTCCTGATCGGGCTCGACCGGGACACCGAGGCGCTCGCCCACGCGCGGGTCCGACTGGCGCGGTTCGCCGATCGGGTGCACCTGGAGCACGCCGTCTACGACGAGTTGCCGGATGTGCTGGACCGGCTGGGCTATCCGGGTATCGACGGGATCCTGTTCGATCTGGGTGTCTCGTCGTTGCAGTTGGACGCGCCCGACCGCGGGTTCGCGTACGCCCAGGACGCGCCCCTGGACATGCGGATGGACCAGACCCGGGGGGTGACCGCCGAGGAGGTGGTCAACACCTACGCGCATCCGGACCTGGCTCGGGTGCTGCGGGTCTACGGCGAGGAGAAGTTCGCCGGCCGGATCGCCTCGGCGATCCTGCGGGAACGGGAACGGGGCCGGATCACCTCCTCCGCGCGGTTGGCGGAGCTGGTCCGGGAGTCGATTCCGGCACCAGCCCGACGAACGGGTGGGCACCCGGCAAAGAGAACGTTTCAGGCTTTACGGATCGAGGTAAACAGAGAGTTGGCAGCGCTGGAGACAGCGTTGCCATCCGCGCTCGACGCACTGACCGTGGGCGGTCGCATGGTGGTCCTGTCCTACCACTCGCTGGAGGACCGGCTCACCAAGGCGGCGCTCGCGGACCGGGTCCGCAGCAAGGGCCCGGTCGACCTCCCGGTCGAGCTTCCCGGGTCGGGTCCGACGTTCCGGCTGCTCAGCCGGGGCGCCGAACTTCCCGGGGAGGCGGAGGTCGCCGCGAACCCGCGGGCCGCCTCGGTGCGGCTGCGGGCCGCGGAACGACTCGACCCGAACGCGACCGAGCAGGGGCGGACCGACCGCGAACGGTCTCGCCGACGGGTGAAGGGAATGCACCAACCGGGCACGGGGTCAGCCTGACCCGTGGGGGGTCAGCGGCACCGGGACGGTAGAGGGACGGACGTTGAGGGGGAGGGACATGAGCATTGACAAGCGCGACCGCCGGGGCGTCACCGGCGGCGAGCAGCGCGCACCGCGGTCGGGGGGCCGGACCGCGGCGGAGCGGGCTCCGCGCCCGGGAAACGGTACGCCACGCATCGATCGAGTGAACCGGCAGGGGGAGACTCGCGCCCGGGGGGCGCGCGAGTTCCCCACCCAGGGCACCGCCGCGCTGCGGCCGGTCGAGAAGGCCGGTGCCGCCACCAGCGCGCGCCCGCCCCGGCTGCGGGTGGCACCACCGCCGCCGATCTCGGTGCCGCGTGCGCCGTTCGCGGCGCTGATCGTGGTGCTGGTGGTCGGCGGGGTGCTGGGCATCCTGGCGGTCAACACCAAGATCAATGAGAACGCGTTCCGGTTGGAGCGGCTGCAGCAGCAGCAGGCTCGACTGGACCTGGAGAAGCAGCAACTGGACAAGCAGATCGCCGAAGCCGAGGCACCGGGCAACCTGACCGCCGAGGCGCGGCGGCTGGGCCTCGTCGACGCGGGCGAGCCGGGCTACATCCGGCTCCCCGACGGCAAGACGCTGGAGGTGCCGCAGCCGGCGACCGGCCAGCCGTCGGTGACCAGCCAGGGTGCGGGAGGCTGACCAGTGCCGCCGAGGTCGGACGAGCCGCGCCGGGACCCGAAGGGGGACCGGCGCGGTTCTTCGCGTGACGCCGCCGACGACGGGCGCGGCAGCGAGCCCGGCATCGGGGGAATCTCCGGTGCGCGGGCGTACACCCCGAGGGGTCGCACGGTCCGCGACGAGCGCGGCACACCGGCTCGCGGCACGGGCGCCGAGCAGCGTCGTACGCCGCGCAGCACCCGTTCCGGCGACCCGTTCCGGCCGGCCCTGCAGGTGCTCGACGGAGGCCGGGCCGCCGCCCGTTCCGGCCGGCGCGACGCCCCGGCCGCCGGTCGCGGCGGCGTCGTGCGGACCGTCTCCCCGCGTACCCCCCGTGCTCCGGGTGTCGACGAGCCCGCGCCGCGCCGCCGGACCACGCCACGTGCGCCGCGCCGCGCCGACCGCCCGGTGGCCCGTCGCCAGTCCCGCAAGCCGCCGCGTCCGCCGAAGCTGGCCGACTCGCGGCTGCGGCTGCGGCTGGGCACGGCGCTCGCCCTGACCCTGTTCGCCACCATCGGAATCCGGCTGGTCTTCCTCCAGGCGGTCGACGCGCCGGCGTACGCCGGCGGTGGCGTCAGCGACCGGCTCCATACCGTCGAGCTGCCCGCCCCGCGGGGCGCGATCTACGACAGCACCGGCGCGCCGCTGGTCCGCAGCGTCGAGGCGCGGTACGTGTACGCCGACCCGACCGAGGTGAAGGACCCGACCGCCGTCGCCAAGGCGCTGTCCCCGCTCCTCGCCATCCCGGTGTCGAAGCTCGTCGAGCTGATGAAGCCTCGCCGGCTGGAGAACGGCAAGGAGTCCACGTTCGCCTATCTGGCGCGAGGGGTGGAGATCCCGACCGCCAAGCGGGTGCAGGCGTTGGAACTGCCCGGCATCGGGGTGCACCGCGACGAGCGCCGTGAGGTGCCCGGCGGTGACCTGGCGGCCAACCTGATCGGCTTCACCAGCCAGGACATGGACGGGCTGGAAGGGCTGGAGGCCCGCTACGACGACGTGCTCGCCGGACAGGACGGCAAGCGGGTGTACGAGGCCGGCCTCGGCGATCTCGCCGCGCCGATTCCGGGCGGCTACAGCCGGACCACGGTCGCCAAGCCGGGCAGCTCGATCGCCCTCACGCTCAACCGCGACCTGCAGTTCCGGACGCAGCAGATCCTCAGTGCGGGCATGGCCAAGGCGCCGGGGGGCACCGGCGCTGCCGTGATCATCGAGATCCCTTCCGGCGCGGTGCTGGCCCAGGCCAGCAATCCCACCTACAACGCGGCGAGACCCTTCCCGAGCGACCCGGTCGCCCGGGAGGACGCGGCGACCAGCTTCGTCGTCGACCCCGGGTCGATCCACAAGGCGATCACCTTCGGCGCGGCGTTGCAGGAGGGCGTCATCACTCCGGACACCGTGCTGCCCATCGCCAACAGCATCAAGAAGGGCGACACCTGGTTCTCCGACACCCATCCGGCCAACGGCAAGCGGATGAGCGTGCCGGGGATGCTCGCCTACTCGTCGAACGTCGGCACGATCACCATCGCCGACAAGCTCGGCCGGGACCGGTTGATCGACTACCAGAAGCGGTTCGGGCTGGGTAAGCCCACCGGTGAGGGGATGCCGGGGGAGGCCAGCGGGCGGCTGCTGCCGGCCGACGAGTGGAGCGATTCGTCGGAGGGGTCGGTGCCGATCGGGCACAGCGTCGACGCCACCCCGTTGCAGATGGCCGCCGCGTACGCCGCCATCGCGAACAACGGCACGTACGTGCAGCCGCACCTGGTCAAGGAGGTGATCGGCCCGGACGGCAAGCGCACCCCCGCGCCCGCGCCGCTGACCCGGTCGGTGCTCAGCCCGCAGAACGCGGCGGCCCTGCGCACCATGCTGGAGGCGGTCACCACCGTCGACGGCGCCACCGGCGTCACCGCCGCGGTTCCCGGCTACCGGGTCGCCGGCAAGACCGGCACCGGATCACGGCTGGTCAACGGCAAGATAGACACCGACAAGGTGTCCTCCTTCATCGGTATGGCCCCCGCCGAGAACCCCCGCTACGTCATCGCGGTCTTCGTGTACTCGCCCAACGGCGGGGGAGCGGCGATCGCCAACCCGGCGTTCCGCGACATGATGCAGTTCACGCTGCGTCACTACCGGGTGCCGCCCTCGGCCGGCGGATCCGCGCCCAAGTTCACGGTCTATCCGCGCTGAGCAGCGGCGGCGGGACATCATCGGTGAGTGCCGACGAACCACCGGGGCGGCTGTGCGGCCGGAACCGGACGACCGGGTAGGGTCTGACGCCGTGCCCGGCAATCCACGTCCACGTACCGTGACCGGAGTCCGGCTCGGTGATCTTGCCGTCCGACTCGCCGTCGACCTTCCGGCGGACGCCGCCGCGGTGCTCGTCACCGGTGCCACCCACGCCAGCGGCGAGGTCCGCCCCGGCGACCTGTACGCGGCGCTGCCCGGTGCCCGTCGGCACGGCGCGGAGTTCGTCACCGGCGCCGCCGAAGCGGGCGCCGTGGCCCTGCTGACCGACCCGGCGGGTGCGCAGATGGCCGCCGGGAGCGGCCTGCCGGTCCTGGTCGTGCCCGACCCGCGCGCCGTGCTCGGCGAGCTGGCGTCGGCCGTGTACGGCGACCCGACCGCCGACCTGACCGTGATCGGGGTGACCGGCACGGCCGGCAAGACGTCCACCGCGTACCTGGTCGAGTCGGGGCTGCGGGCCGCCGGCCACACCACCGGGCTGATCGGCACCGTGGAGACCCGGCTCGGCGACCTGGTGATCGACAGCGTGCGCACCACCCCGGAGGCGACCGACCTGCACGCCATGCTGGCCACCGCCCGCGAACGGGGGGTGACCGCCGTGGTCATGGAGGTCTCCAGCCACGCGCTGGCCATGGGTCGGGTGGGCGGGGTCCGGTTCACCGTCGGCGGCTACACCAACTTCGGCTCCGACCACCTGGACTTCCACGCCGACAGCGACGACTACTTCGCCGCGAAGGCCCAGCTCTTCGACGGGCGGTGCGCGGTCGAGGTGCTCAACCTCGACGACAGTGCCCTCAAGCCGTTGCACAAGCCGGCCACTGTCACCTACTCGGCGGCCGGTGACCAGGCCGCGAGCTGGTGGGCCGACGACGTGAGCGGCGAGGGGTACGCCCAGCGGTTCACCGCCCACGGCCCGGATGGCGTGGTCCTGTCCGCCGGGGTGGCGTTGCCCGGCCGTCACAACGTGGCCAACGCGCTGCTGGCCATCGCCGCGCTGGTCGGCGCCGGGGTGGACCCGGCGATCGCGGCGACCGGCGTCGCCGCCTGCGGTGGGGTGCCCGGCCGGCTGGAGCTGGTCGACGTCGCCGCACCGGTGCGCGGGGTGGTCGACTACGCGCACAAGTCGGACGCGATCGTGGCCGCGCTGGCCGCGTTGCGGGAACTGAGCGCCGGCCGGCTGATCTGCGTGATCGGCGCCGGCGGGGACCGGGACCGGGGCAAGCGGCCGGTGATGGGCGCCGCCGTGGCGGAGGGAGCCGACGTGGTGCTGGTGACCGACGACAACCCGCGTACCGAGGACCCGGCGGAGATCCGCGCCGAGGTGCTCGCCGGGGCGTACCGGGCCGCCACCGCCGCCCGGATCGTGGAGGTGGCGGGTCGCCGCGCCGCGATCGACGAGGCGGTACGACTGGCCGAGCCGGGTGACGTCATCGCGCTGCTCGGCAAGGGCCACGAGCGGGGCCAGGAGGTGGCGGGCGAGGTGCTCCCGTTCGACGACAGCGTCGAGTTGGCCGCCGCGCTGCGGGCCCGCTTCGGGGACCTGGCGGGTCAGCGATGATCGCGCTGAGCCTGGCCGAGGTGGCCGCCGCCGTCGACGGGCGGCTCGTCGCCGCCGACCCGGCCGCCACCGTCACGGGCAGCGTCGAGTTCGACTCGCGCAAGGTCGGCCCGGGGTCGCTCTTCGTGGCCTTCCCCGGCGAGAAGGTCGACGGGCACGACTACGCGGCGACGGCCGTCGAGGCCGGCGCGGTGGCGGTGCTGGGCAGCCGGGAGGTGCCCGGGGTGCCGATGGTGATCGTCGACGACGCGCTGACCGCGATGGGTCGGTTGGCCCGCGCCGCGGTGGACCGGCTCCCCGACCTGACCGTGATCGGTGTGACCGGCTCGTCCGGCAAGACCACCACGAAGGACCTGATCGGCCAGCTGACCGCCCGGCTCGGGGCCACCGTCGCACCGCCCGGCTCGTTCAACAACGAGCTGGGGCACCCGCACACCGCGCTGCGGGCCGGGCCGGACACCCGTTACCTGGTGATGGAGAAGGGCGCCCGCGGGATCGGGCACGTGCGGTACCTGTGCGAACTGGTGCCGCCCCGGATCTCCGTGGTGCTCAACGTCGGCACGTCGCACATCGGCGAGTTCGGCTCGCAGGACAACATCGCCGTGGCCAAGGGCGAGCTGGTCGAGGCCCTGCCGGCGGACGGGCTGGCCGTCCTGAACGCCGACGACCCCCGGGTGTCCGCGATGGCGAGCCGCACCGGGGCCCGGGTGGTCCGCTACGGCGAGGCACCGGACGCCGACGTACGCGCCGAGGACGTGACGCTGGACGAGCGGGGACACCCGTCGTACACCCTGGTCACCCCGGAGGGGCGCGCGCCGGTGCGGCTCGGGTTGACCGGCCACCACCAGGTGGGTAACACGCTCGCCGCGGCGGCGGTGGCCCGGGAACTGGGCATGCCGCTCGCCGAGCTGGCCACGGCCCTCGGTGAGCTGGGGCTGGTCTCGACCCGGCGGATGGACGTGTTCGACCGTCCCGACGGGGTGACCGTCATCGACGACTCGTACAACGCCAACCCGGCCTCGATGGCGGTGGCGGTGCGGGCGCTGGCCAGCATCGGCCAGGGGCGGCGTACCGTCGCGGTGCTCGGATACATGGCCGAGCTGGGCCCGTTCGAGTACGACGGCCACGCCCAGGTCGGCCACCTGGTGGCCGAGTTGGGCGTCGACCGGCTGCTCGTGGTGGGTGAGCCGGCCGCGCCGATCCACGAGGGCGCGACAGCGGTAGGGAACTGGGGAGGAGAGTCGGTGCTGCTCACCGATCAGGCAGCGGCCGTCGAGGTGCTGCGGAGTGAACTACGACCGGGTGACGTCGTCCTGGTCAAGGGTTCCCGGTACCGGACGTGGGAGGTGGCCGACGCGCTGCGCGCCGACGCCGGTCAGGGGTCGAGCCGATGAGGGCGGTCATCGTCGCCATCGGGGTGGCCTTCCTCGTGTCGCTGTTCTGCACCCCGATCGCGATCAAGGTGTTCACCCGGCTCAAGGCGGGTCAGCCGATCCGCACCGACGGTCCGGCCATGCACCAGGGCAAGAAGGGCACGCCCACCATGGGTGGCGTGGTCTTCATCCTGGCCACCGTGATCGCGTACGTGGCCGGGCACCTGGCCCTGACCACCCTGCCGGACCAGCAGATCGCGCAGGTGGAGCCGACCATCACGGCGCTGGTGCTGCTGGGGCTGATGGTCTTCTCCGGGGCGGTGGGTTTCCTCGACGACTTCCTCAAGGTCCGCAAGCGCAACAGCGCCGGCCTGAACAAGCGCGGCAAGCTGCTCGGGCAGATCCTGGTCGGTGCGGTCTTCGGCGTGATCGCGCTGTGGTTCCCGAGCACGATGACCGACGGCTCGGGCCTGGCCACCAACACCGAGACGGTGGGCAGCACCACGCTGAGCTTCATCCGGGACATCGACGCCCTGGAGGTCAGCAAGGTCGGTGCGGTGATCATCTTCATCTTCGTGGTGATGGCCGCGACGAACGGCGTCAACCTCACCGACGGTCTCGACGGCCTGGCCACCGGTGCCTCGGTGATGGTGCTCGCCGCGTACGCGCTGATCGCGTTCTGGCAGTACCGGCACTGGTGCGCCGACCCGAACTACACCCAGCCGTACTGCTACGAGGTTCGCGACCCGTTGGAGATCGCGTTGATCGCCGGGGCGGCGGCCGGGGCCTGTGTGGGCTTCCTCTGGTGGAACACGTCCCCGGCACGGATCTTCATGGGTGACACCGGGGCGTTGGGGCTGGGCGGTCTGATCGCCGGCATGGCGATGTCGACCCGCACCATCCTGCTGCTGCCGATCATCGGTGGGCTCTTCGTCATCATCACGATGTCCGTGGTGATCCAGATCATCTCCTTCAAGACCACCGGTAAACGGGTGTTCCGGATGTCGCCCCTGCAACACCACTTCGAGTTGGCCGGCTGGAGCGAGGTCAACATCGTGGTGCGCTTCTGGATCATCGCCGGGATCGGCGTGGCCATCGCCCTGGGCCTGTTCTACAGCGAGTTCCTCGCCAACATGACCTGACCCGCACCCCCGGCCCCGACTCCCGGAGCAGCCCCGGACGCCCCGGCGCCCGGGGCTGCGCCCTGCCCAAGGTCCGCGCACCATCGGGGACGTTGCTGTCTCGGCGCGCTCTGCGGCAGCAACGTCCCCGATCTTCGTGCGGATCGGCGCGGTCCGACACGCCGGGGGTCTCGTTGTGGGCTCGCCGGGCGTGGCTAGCGGTGATGATGTCGGGGTGGGGGAGGAACCAGGCACCGACGACAGGGACGACAGGACGGCCGTCCGGCCGCGGCGGTCAGCGGGCCCGGCGGGCACCGTTCCGCCGGGCCGCGCGGACGACCGGCGTGGCGCGGAACCCGGCGCGCCGCGAGGGCTGAGGTCCGGCGCGGCGGCGGGCGGCACGGGGTCCGGCGCGGCGGCGGGCGGCAAGGAGTCCGGTTCGCCGCCGCGTGAGCCCAGGCCCGGCGCGGCAACAACGGGTCCGGAGTCCGGCGCTGCGGGCCGCGAGCCGGAACCGGTGGCGCCGCTGCGCGGGCTGGACGGGGCCGCCGGGCTCGCCGCCCTGCGCGGCCTGCTGGACCGGCCGCTGGCCTCCTACTATCTGCTGCTGTCCTGCGCCGGCCTGCTGCTGCTGATCGGGCTGACCATGGTCTTCTCGGCGACCAGCGTGAAGGACTACGCCGAGGACGGCGACGCCTCGGCCTCGGTGACCAAGCAGGCCATCTTCGCGGTGATCGGCATCGGGGCGTTCTGGGCCTGCCAACGCCTGCCCGCCAGCACCTACCGCTCACTGGGTCGGCCGCTGCTGTTCACCTCGGTGGTGCTGCTGCTGGTGCTCAACCTGCTGGTCGCGTACGCCCGGCTCACCCACCAGAAGTCAGCCGGGTTCGGGCCGGTCGAGGCGCGCCTGAACTGGCTGTTCGTCGGCGGGATCCAGCTCCAGCCGTCCGAGCTGGCCAAGTTCGCGATGGTGCTCTGGGGCGCGCACCTGATCGCCCGCAAGGGTGCCGCGTTGGGGTGGTGGCGGGAGTTGGCCACCCCGCTCTTCCCGGTGATGGGCCTGCTCTTCGTCCTGGTCGGCTACAACGACACGGGCACGATGCTCTGCCTGCTGGCCCTGGTGGTGGGCCTGCTCTGGGCCGCCGGTGTCCGGATGCGGGTCTTCGGCGTGCTGACGGTCGTCGGCCTGCTCGGCGTCGGCCTGCTCGTCGCGGTGGCCTCGCTCGGGGCCGGCTCCGGCGAACGCGGCGAGGAGAACTACCGCTTCGCCCGGCTGGCCATGTTCTTCAACCCGCCGGACCCGGAGACCTGCAAGCTCGACGGCTGCCTCCAGTTCTACCAGGGACGGCTGGCCATCGAGCACGGCGGCTGGTTCGGCGTCGGGCTGGGCAAGGGCAGCCTGAAGTGGGACTGGCTGCCCGAGGCGCACAACGACTTCATCTTCGCGATCATCGCCGAGGAGTTGGGCGTGATCGGCTGCGCGGTGGTGCTCGCCCTGTTCGCCGTCCTCGCGTACACCGGGTTGCGGATCGCCCGCCGGGTCGACGACCCGTTCCGCCGGCTCGCCGCCGCCGCCGTGACCACCTGGCTGGTCAGCCAGGCCGTGATCAACATCGGTGGGGTGGTCGGGCTGCTGCCGATCACCGGCCTGCCGCTGCCGTTCATCTCCGACGGCGGAAGTGCCCTGGTGGTGACGTTGGCGGGTATCGGCATGCTGGCGTCCTTCGCCCGCGCCGAACCCGATGCGGCCAGAGCACTGCATGCCCGTCCGCCGGCCCGGTGGGTCCGACTACTCTGGGCCCCGTTGCCGCCGCTTCCCGGCCGGCGCCGCCGGCCGGCGACGCCACCGGCGGCCCGAGGGCCCGTGCCCCGGTCGCGGGAGCGGCGGAAGGACGACCAGGCCGCACCGCGCGGTGTCCGGCAGGGCCGGAGCCGTCAGGGTACGGCGAGCGAGAGGAGACGCTGATGGGTCCGCTGCGTTCGGTGGTGCTCGCGGGAGGTGGCACCGGGGGGCACGTCTACCCGCTGCTCGCCTTCGCCGACTGCCTGCGCCGACACGACCCGGGCGTCCGGATCACCTGCCTCGGCACACCACGTGGCATGGAGAACGATTTGATCCCGCCGGCCGGCTACGACCTGCGGCCGATCCCGGCGTACCAGCTGCCCCGGTCGGTCAACATGAACCTGGTCCGTACCCCGGGCCGGATGTGGACCGCCGCGCGCGCGGCGGGCAAGGTGATCGACGAGGTGAAGGCCGACGTGGTCGTCGGCTTCGGCGGGTACGTCTCGGTGCCGGCCTACCTGGCCGCGTGGCGTCGGGAGATGCCCATGGTGATCCACGAGGTGAACGTGCCGCCGGGCGTCGCCAACCGGCTCGGCATGAAGTTCACCAAGAACATCGCTGTCGGCTTCCCGCACCAGCCCAGTCAGGCCGAGTCCCTGCGCGACGCCACCATCGTGGGTGTGCCGCTGCGCCGCAGCATCGCCGCACTGGACCGGTACGCGCTGCGCAACGCCGCCCGCGCCCACTTCGGACTCCGCCCGGACCTGCCGGTGCTCTTCGTCTCCGGCGGCTCGTCGGGTGCCCGTTCGATCAACCTGGCGGTGTCCGGCGCGGCCAAGGAGTTGGCCCGCAACGGCGTGCAGGTGCTGCACGTGATGGGCGCGCGCAACGAGCCGGTGCCGATCCCCAGCGACCTGCCGGTGCCGTACGTGACGCTGCCGTACCTGTCCGAGATGGAGCTGGGCTACGCCGCCGCCGACCTGATGCTGGCCCGGGGCGGCGCGATGACCGTCGCCGAGGTCTCCGCGATCGGGCAGCCGACGATCTACGTGCCGTACCCGCACAGCAACCAGGAGCAGCGGCGCAACGCCCTGCCCGTGGTGGAGGCCGGCGGCGGGATCCTGGTCGACGACGCCGAACTCACCCCGGACTGGCTGGAGCGCACCGTCATCCCGCTCATCCGCGACCCGCAGCGGCTGCACACGATGGGCGCCGCCGCGGCGAGGTACGGGCGACGTGACGGCGACGAGGCGCTGCGCTCCTTCGTCCTCCAGGCGGTGGCCCGATGACCGCGCAGTTCACTCCGGCCGGCACGCTCACCGCCGAGGACCTGGGCGCCGTCCACCTGATCGGTGTCGGTGGGGTGGGCATGCTCGGCGTGGCCCGGCTGCTGCTCACCCGGGGCATCCGGGTCTCCGGCAGCGATCTGCGGGAGTGGCCCTCGCTGGCGGGGCTGCGGGCGCTCGGCGGCACCATCTACCTCAGCCACGAGGCGACCAACCTCGACGGGGTCGACACCGTCGTCTACTCCTCGGCCATCCCGCAGGACCACCTGGAGCTGGTCGAGGCGCGTCGGCGCGGCCTGCGGGTGCTGCACCGCTCCGAGGCCCTCGCCGCGGCGATGACGGGCCGCCGGGCGATCGCGGTGGCCGGCACGCACGGCAAGACCACCACCACGTCGATGGTGACCATGGTGTTGCAGCAGGCCGGGGTGGACCCGTCCTTCGTGATCGGTGGCGAGATCTCCGAGGTCGGCTCGGGTGCCCACCACGGCACCGGTGAGCACTTCGTGGTCGAGGCGGACGAGAGCGACCGCTCGTTCCTCATCTACCGCCCGTACGTCTCGATCATCACCAACGTCGAGGCGGACCACCTCAACACCTACGGCGACTACGCGACGCTGGAGGCGGCGTTCGTGGAGTTCGCCCGCCTCACCGACCCGGACGGGTTCATCATCACCTGCGCCGACGACGCGGGCGGTCGACGGCTGGCCGAGAGCCTGCGCGCCGAGGGGCGGCGGGTGTACACCTACGGCGAGGCAGCCGATGCCGACCTGCGGCTGACCGAGATCTCCTCGTCGGCGCGCGGGGTGCGCTACCTGGCTGCCATCGACGGCCGGTCGCTGGGCGAGTTCCGGCTGCCGGTGCCGGGGCGGCACATGGGGCTGAACAGCGCTTCCGCGGTGCTGGCCACGTACCTGCTGGAGTTGCCACTGGAGGCGGCGGAGGCGGCGCTGGCGGTCTTCCCCGGGGTGCGACGGCGCTTCGAGCGCAAGGGTGTCGCGGACGGCGTGCTGGTCTACGACGAGTACGCCTACCACCCGACGTCGATGACGCTGGCGTTGCAGACGCTGCGCGAGGTGGCCGGGGACGGGCGGTTGATCGTCGTGTTCCAGCCGTACCGGCTGTACCGCACCCGCGACAACCAGGCGGAGATCGCGGAGGCGCTGGCCATCGCCGACGAGGTGGTGCTGTTGGAGGTCTTCGGGCCGGGCGAGCTGCGCCAGCCCGGTGAGGGTTCGGCGGCGCTGATCGCGGCGGTGGACCTGCCCGCCGACCGCAAGGTCTTCGTCGACTCGTGGGAGGCCGCGCCGGTCGAGGTGGCCCGTCGGGCCCGCCCGGGGGACGTGGTGGTGACCATGGGCGCCCCGCCGATCTCCCTGATGGGTGACGAGTTGCTGGCCGCGCTGGGGGAGCGGGCAGCCGGTGCCGCGCCGACCGCGACCGTCGACCCGGTGGCCACCGCCGGGGTGCTCGGCGATCCGGTGCCGGGCGGGGCGACGGCCGGCGGCGACGGGGCGGCCCTCGGTGGCACCGCCGCACCCGGCGGCACGGCGTCCACGGCCGGATGAGTCCCGGCCCGGCCCGAGGGCGGACCAGCGCCGGCGACGGCGGTGCCCCGCGCCGTGGTCCGGCCCGGC
Coding sequences within:
- the mraY gene encoding phospho-N-acetylmuramoyl-pentapeptide-transferase, producing MRAVIVAIGVAFLVSLFCTPIAIKVFTRLKAGQPIRTDGPAMHQGKKGTPTMGGVVFILATVIAYVAGHLALTTLPDQQIAQVEPTITALVLLGLMVFSGAVGFLDDFLKVRKRNSAGLNKRGKLLGQILVGAVFGVIALWFPSTMTDGSGLATNTETVGSTTLSFIRDIDALEVSKVGAVIIFIFVVMAATNGVNLTDGLDGLATGASVMVLAAYALIAFWQYRHWCADPNYTQPYCYEVRDPLEIALIAGAAAGACVGFLWWNTSPARIFMGDTGALGLGGLIAGMAMSTRTILLLPIIGGLFVIITMSVVIQIISFKTTGKRVFRMSPLQHHFELAGWSEVNIVVRFWIIAGIGVAIALGLFYSEFLANMT
- the murG gene encoding undecaprenyldiphospho-muramoylpentapeptide beta-N-acetylglucosaminyltransferase, with protein sequence MGPLRSVVLAGGGTGGHVYPLLAFADCLRRHDPGVRITCLGTPRGMENDLIPPAGYDLRPIPAYQLPRSVNMNLVRTPGRMWTAARAAGKVIDEVKADVVVGFGGYVSVPAYLAAWRREMPMVIHEVNVPPGVANRLGMKFTKNIAVGFPHQPSQAESLRDATIVGVPLRRSIAALDRYALRNAARAHFGLRPDLPVLFVSGGSSGARSINLAVSGAAKELARNGVQVLHVMGARNEPVPIPSDLPVPYVTLPYLSEMELGYAAADLMLARGGAMTVAEVSAIGQPTIYVPYPHSNQEQRRNALPVVEAGGGILVDDAELTPDWLERTVIPLIRDPQRLHTMGAAAARYGRRDGDEALRSFVLQAVAR
- a CDS encoding peptidoglycan D,D-transpeptidase FtsI family protein; protein product: MPPRSDEPRRDPKGDRRGSSRDAADDGRGSEPGIGGISGARAYTPRGRTVRDERGTPARGTGAEQRRTPRSTRSGDPFRPALQVLDGGRAAARSGRRDAPAAGRGGVVRTVSPRTPRAPGVDEPAPRRRTTPRAPRRADRPVARRQSRKPPRPPKLADSRLRLRLGTALALTLFATIGIRLVFLQAVDAPAYAGGGVSDRLHTVELPAPRGAIYDSTGAPLVRSVEARYVYADPTEVKDPTAVAKALSPLLAIPVSKLVELMKPRRLENGKESTFAYLARGVEIPTAKRVQALELPGIGVHRDERREVPGGDLAANLIGFTSQDMDGLEGLEARYDDVLAGQDGKRVYEAGLGDLAAPIPGGYSRTTVAKPGSSIALTLNRDLQFRTQQILSAGMAKAPGGTGAAVIIEIPSGAVLAQASNPTYNAARPFPSDPVAREDAATSFVVDPGSIHKAITFGAALQEGVITPDTVLPIANSIKKGDTWFSDTHPANGKRMSVPGMLAYSSNVGTITIADKLGRDRLIDYQKRFGLGKPTGEGMPGEASGRLLPADEWSDSSEGSVPIGHSVDATPLQMAAAYAAIANNGTYVQPHLVKEVIGPDGKRTPAPAPLTRSVLSPQNAAALRTMLEAVTTVDGATGVTAAVPGYRVAGKTGTGSRLVNGKIDTDKVSSFIGMAPAENPRYVIAVFVYSPNGGGAAIANPAFRDMMQFTLRHYRVPPSAGGSAPKFTVYPR
- a CDS encoding UDP-N-acetylmuramoyl-tripeptide--D-alanyl-D-alanine ligase; the encoded protein is MIALSLAEVAAAVDGRLVAADPAATVTGSVEFDSRKVGPGSLFVAFPGEKVDGHDYAATAVEAGAVAVLGSREVPGVPMVIVDDALTAMGRLARAAVDRLPDLTVIGVTGSSGKTTTKDLIGQLTARLGATVAPPGSFNNELGHPHTALRAGPDTRYLVMEKGARGIGHVRYLCELVPPRISVVLNVGTSHIGEFGSQDNIAVAKGELVEALPADGLAVLNADDPRVSAMASRTGARVVRYGEAPDADVRAEDVTLDERGHPSYTLVTPEGRAPVRLGLTGHHQVGNTLAAAAVARELGMPLAELATALGELGLVSTRRMDVFDRPDGVTVIDDSYNANPASMAVAVRALASIGQGRRTVAVLGYMAELGPFEYDGHAQVGHLVAELGVDRLLVVGEPAAPIHEGATAVGNWGGESVLLTDQAAAVEVLRSELRPGDVVLVKGSRYRTWEVADALRADAGQGSSR
- a CDS encoding UDP-N-acetylmuramoyl-L-alanyl-D-glutamate--2,6-diaminopimelate ligase, giving the protein MRPEPDDRVGSDAVPGNPRPRTVTGVRLGDLAVRLAVDLPADAAAVLVTGATHASGEVRPGDLYAALPGARRHGAEFVTGAAEAGAVALLTDPAGAQMAAGSGLPVLVVPDPRAVLGELASAVYGDPTADLTVIGVTGTAGKTSTAYLVESGLRAAGHTTGLIGTVETRLGDLVIDSVRTTPEATDLHAMLATARERGVTAVVMEVSSHALAMGRVGGVRFTVGGYTNFGSDHLDFHADSDDYFAAKAQLFDGRCAVEVLNLDDSALKPLHKPATVTYSAAGDQAASWWADDVSGEGYAQRFTAHGPDGVVLSAGVALPGRHNVANALLAIAALVGAGVDPAIAATGVAACGGVPGRLELVDVAAPVRGVVDYAHKSDAIVAALAALRELSAGRLICVIGAGGDRDRGKRPVMGAAVAEGADVVLVTDDNPRTEDPAEIRAEVLAGAYRAATAARIVEVAGRRAAIDEAVRLAEPGDVIALLGKGHERGQEVAGEVLPFDDSVELAAALRARFGDLAGQR
- a CDS encoding FtsW/RodA/SpoVE family cell cycle protein: MAPLRGLDGAAGLAALRGLLDRPLASYYLLLSCAGLLLLIGLTMVFSATSVKDYAEDGDASASVTKQAIFAVIGIGAFWACQRLPASTYRSLGRPLLFTSVVLLLVLNLLVAYARLTHQKSAGFGPVEARLNWLFVGGIQLQPSELAKFAMVLWGAHLIARKGAALGWWRELATPLFPVMGLLFVLVGYNDTGTMLCLLALVVGLLWAAGVRMRVFGVLTVVGLLGVGLLVAVASLGAGSGERGEENYRFARLAMFFNPPDPETCKLDGCLQFYQGRLAIEHGGWFGVGLGKGSLKWDWLPEAHNDFIFAIIAEELGVIGCAVVLALFAVLAYTGLRIARRVDDPFRRLAAAAVTTWLVSQAVINIGGVVGLLPITGLPLPFISDGGSALVVTLAGIGMLASFARAEPDAARALHARPPARWVRLLWAPLPPLPGRRRRPATPPAARGPVPRSRERRKDDQAAPRGVRQGRSRQGTASERRR